One part of the Ziziphus jujuba cultivar Dongzao chromosome 2, ASM3175591v1 genome encodes these proteins:
- the LOC107408347 gene encoding uncharacterized protein LOC107408347 isoform X1 — translation MENGVDECEQQEKQSPVPNSPTRCCAICFLEDGKAIKGEIDCCEHYFCFLCIMEWSKIESRCPICRCRFKTIRRPPKDGVFSRKRIVKVPVRDQVNLYSGNAPMPYDPYAQVFCTVCNRMTDESLSLLCDLCDSAAHTYCVGLGLTIPEGDWFCHDCTVSRAEYASSEINTEDGYQNEMPSHPQNGFPIADGPPSRVSSDSNRYVPFSAPMHTTSAMHEATGPSSSFVERTPPRISSDSNGYIPTAVPILVTSARDGATGPGARTLDRCRNVHSHIRALRENWNALRNGSLSFSSSSFKPGCRSQKHFMHEMSVQAESLSSTSCQQSQNQDSFGSPDIDKAWKMLDIAKSKQFAHKKIRSVQSKSTQLSSSKASALKETSNITETRNLRITGIEKSVKDCFLEKKYGVDKCSYLESERLDSVMNKEAAGCSQSFPTSNSPGLFNSSLVRNVGTSIGNENRSRSLQDNVNQALSLTMNEQNGSACSMRQGTIESLDAEPDHIRSSADKIDKSKINNIILESDSVESKVRKYNDSKSEIQSLVKRNLKHLSRDKRIGVETFKEIARLATHTILAACGLKHRQSAVYSFPTIVCFHTERLEHLSKSNPMPKSCQQCFYVFVKDVVNSIMFEKLGFAKRS, via the exons ATGGAAAACGGCGTCGATGAATGTGAGCAGCAAGAAAAGCAGAGTCCGGTGCCGAATTCACCCACTCGTTGCTGTGCTATTTGTTTCTTGGAAGATGGGAAAGCAATCAAAGGTGAAATTGATTGCTGCGAACATTACTTTTGCTTCTTATGCATCATGGAGTGGTCCAAGATCGAGTCGCGTTGCCCCATCTGTAGGTGTAGGTTCAAAACCATTCGCAGACCACCAAAAGACGGTGTCTTTTCTCGTAAACGGATCGTTAAGGTCCCGGTTCGCGACCAG GTTAACCTTTATAGTGGGAATGCACCCATGCCTTATGACCCTTATGCACAGGTTTTTTGTACTGTATGCAATCGTATGACAGATGAAAGTCTTTCGTTGCTGTGTGATCTTTGTGATTCTGCGGCTCATACATACTGTGTTGGACTTGGTCTTACTATACCTGAAGGTGATTGGTTTTGCCATGATTGTACTGTTTCTAGAGCTGAATATGCCAGTAGTGAAATAAATACAGAAGATGGCTATCAAAATGAAATGCCATCACATCCACAAAATGGTTTCCCGATTGCTGATGGCCCTCCTAGTAGAGTTTCTTCAGATTCAAACAGATATGTACCTTTTTCTGCCCCTATGCACACAACCAGTGCTATGCATGAAGCAACAGGGCCAAGTTCCTCGTTTGTTGAGAGAACTCCTCCAAGAATTTCTTCAGATTCAAACGGTTATATACCTACCGCTGTACCTATCCTCGTAACCAGTGCTAGGGATGGAGCAACTGGGCCAGGTGCAAGAACATTGGATCGTTGTCGCAATGTGCATAGTCATATAAGAGCACTGCGTGAAAATTGGAATGCCTTGCGAAATGGTTCTTTGAGTTTCTCTTCCAGTTCATTTAAACCTGGCTGCAGAAGTCAAAAGCATTTCATGCATGAAATGTCAGTTCAAGCAGAATCTTTATCTTCCACAAGTTGTCAGCAGTCACAAAATCAAGATAGTTTTGGCTCACCTGATATTGACAAGGCATGGAAAATGCTAGATATTGCAAAATCAAAACAGTTTGCTCATAAAAAGATTAGAAGTGTCCAGTCTAAGTCCACCCAACTGTCGTCTAGCAAAGCAAGTGCTCTAAAAGAAACATCAAATATAACTGAAACGAGGAATCTGAGAATAACTGGAATAGAGAAGTCTGTAAAAGATTGCTTTCTTGAAAAGAAATATGGAGTGGATAAATGCTCATACTTGGAAAGTGAAAGGCTTGATAGCGTTATGAACAAGGAAGCAGCAGGATGCAGTCAGAGTTTTCCAACATCTAATTCCCCTGGATTATTTAATTCTTCCTTGGTTAGGAATGTCGGGACTAGCATTGGAAATGAAAACAGGTCAAGATCATTACAGGATAATGTAAACCAAGCTTTATCGCTTACCATGAATGAGCAAAATGGATCTGCTTGTTCAATGAGGCAAGGAACCATTGAGTCCTTAGATGCCGAACCTGATCACATTAGATCTTCAGCTGATAAGATTGATAAATCtaagattaataatattatattggaaAGTGACTCTGTGGAAAGCAAGGTGAGAAAATATAATGATTCCAAAAGTGAGATCCAGTCCCTTGTCAAGCGCAACTTGAAGCATCTAAGCAGGGACAAAAGAATAG GAGTTGAAACATTCAAGGAAATTGCAAGGCTTGCCACACATACCATTTTGGCTGCATGTGGTTTGAAACATCGTCAGTCTGCTGTGTACAGCTTCCCAACCATAGTATGCTTCCACACTGAACGGTTAGAGCATTTGTCCAAGTCCAATCCGATGCCCAAGTCTTGCCAGCAATGCTTCTATGTCTTTGTAAAGGATGTTGTCAATTCCATCATGTTTGAGAAGCTGGGTTTTGCTAAACGTAGTTGA
- the LOC107408347 gene encoding uncharacterized protein LOC107408347 isoform X2 has product MPYDPYAQVFCTVCNRMTDESLSLLCDLCDSAAHTYCVGLGLTIPEGDWFCHDCTVSRAEYASSEINTEDGYQNEMPSHPQNGFPIADGPPSRVSSDSNRYVPFSAPMHTTSAMHEATGPSSSFVERTPPRISSDSNGYIPTAVPILVTSARDGATGPGARTLDRCRNVHSHIRALRENWNALRNGSLSFSSSSFKPGCRSQKHFMHEMSVQAESLSSTSCQQSQNQDSFGSPDIDKAWKMLDIAKSKQFAHKKIRSVQSKSTQLSSSKASALKETSNITETRNLRITGIEKSVKDCFLEKKYGVDKCSYLESERLDSVMNKEAAGCSQSFPTSNSPGLFNSSLVRNVGTSIGNENRSRSLQDNVNQALSLTMNEQNGSACSMRQGTIESLDAEPDHIRSSADKIDKSKINNIILESDSVESKVRKYNDSKSEIQSLVKRNLKHLSRDKRIGVETFKEIARLATHTILAACGLKHRQSAVYSFPTIVCFHTERLEHLSKSNPMPKSCQQCFYVFVKDVVNSIMFEKLGFAKRS; this is encoded by the exons ATGCCTTATGACCCTTATGCACAGGTTTTTTGTACTGTATGCAATCGTATGACAGATGAAAGTCTTTCGTTGCTGTGTGATCTTTGTGATTCTGCGGCTCATACATACTGTGTTGGACTTGGTCTTACTATACCTGAAGGTGATTGGTTTTGCCATGATTGTACTGTTTCTAGAGCTGAATATGCCAGTAGTGAAATAAATACAGAAGATGGCTATCAAAATGAAATGCCATCACATCCACAAAATGGTTTCCCGATTGCTGATGGCCCTCCTAGTAGAGTTTCTTCAGATTCAAACAGATATGTACCTTTTTCTGCCCCTATGCACACAACCAGTGCTATGCATGAAGCAACAGGGCCAAGTTCCTCGTTTGTTGAGAGAACTCCTCCAAGAATTTCTTCAGATTCAAACGGTTATATACCTACCGCTGTACCTATCCTCGTAACCAGTGCTAGGGATGGAGCAACTGGGCCAGGTGCAAGAACATTGGATCGTTGTCGCAATGTGCATAGTCATATAAGAGCACTGCGTGAAAATTGGAATGCCTTGCGAAATGGTTCTTTGAGTTTCTCTTCCAGTTCATTTAAACCTGGCTGCAGAAGTCAAAAGCATTTCATGCATGAAATGTCAGTTCAAGCAGAATCTTTATCTTCCACAAGTTGTCAGCAGTCACAAAATCAAGATAGTTTTGGCTCACCTGATATTGACAAGGCATGGAAAATGCTAGATATTGCAAAATCAAAACAGTTTGCTCATAAAAAGATTAGAAGTGTCCAGTCTAAGTCCACCCAACTGTCGTCTAGCAAAGCAAGTGCTCTAAAAGAAACATCAAATATAACTGAAACGAGGAATCTGAGAATAACTGGAATAGAGAAGTCTGTAAAAGATTGCTTTCTTGAAAAGAAATATGGAGTGGATAAATGCTCATACTTGGAAAGTGAAAGGCTTGATAGCGTTATGAACAAGGAAGCAGCAGGATGCAGTCAGAGTTTTCCAACATCTAATTCCCCTGGATTATTTAATTCTTCCTTGGTTAGGAATGTCGGGACTAGCATTGGAAATGAAAACAGGTCAAGATCATTACAGGATAATGTAAACCAAGCTTTATCGCTTACCATGAATGAGCAAAATGGATCTGCTTGTTCAATGAGGCAAGGAACCATTGAGTCCTTAGATGCCGAACCTGATCACATTAGATCTTCAGCTGATAAGATTGATAAATCtaagattaataatattatattggaaAGTGACTCTGTGGAAAGCAAGGTGAGAAAATATAATGATTCCAAAAGTGAGATCCAGTCCCTTGTCAAGCGCAACTTGAAGCATCTAAGCAGGGACAAAAGAATAG GAGTTGAAACATTCAAGGAAATTGCAAGGCTTGCCACACATACCATTTTGGCTGCATGTGGTTTGAAACATCGTCAGTCTGCTGTGTACAGCTTCCCAACCATAGTATGCTTCCACACTGAACGGTTAGAGCATTTGTCCAAGTCCAATCCGATGCCCAAGTCTTGCCAGCAATGCTTCTATGTCTTTGTAAAGGATGTTGTCAATTCCATCATGTTTGAGAAGCTGGGTTTTGCTAAACGTAGTTGA
- the LOC125422266 gene encoding uncharacterized protein LOC125422266 isoform X2 — MPKLTISLGLFDEMLGFCMLLYICEEKARSYQICTKDLVTIAGYSLGEDTFSVTKGVVSCIEVTSYAHGSSDLLGIQIDASINLEKENLCVYGLLNKTWKVNLSIEEVPPELSELALDINHVRDGMQKKD, encoded by the exons ATGCCCAAGCTCACTATTTCACTTGGCCTCTTTGATGAAATGTTAG GTTTTTGCATGTTGCTTTATATCTGTGAAGAGAAAGCGAGATCATACCAAATATGTACTAAG GATTTGGTAACTATTGCAGGATATTCCCTTGGAGAAGACACCTTTTCAGTAACAAAGGGTGTCGTATCATGTATAGAG GTAACATCATATGCTCATGGGTCATCCGATTTGTTGGGCATTCAAATTGATGCATCAATAAATCTTG AGAAGGAGAATTTGTGTGTCTATGGACTTCTAAATAAGACATGGAAAGTTAATTTATCTATTGAGGAGGTGCCTCCTGAGCTTTCAGAACTAGCCTTAGATATAAATCACGTTAGGGATGGGATGCAAAAGAAGGATTGA
- the LOC125422266 gene encoding uncharacterized protein LOC125422266 isoform X3, with protein MKCFCMLLYICEEKARSYQICTKDLVTIAGYSLGEDTFSVTKGVVSCIEVTSYAHGSSDLLGIQIDASINLEKENLCVYGLLNKTWKVNLSIEEVPPELSELALDINHVRDGMQKKD; from the exons ATGAAAT GTTTTTGCATGTTGCTTTATATCTGTGAAGAGAAAGCGAGATCATACCAAATATGTACTAAG GATTTGGTAACTATTGCAGGATATTCCCTTGGAGAAGACACCTTTTCAGTAACAAAGGGTGTCGTATCATGTATAGAG GTAACATCATATGCTCATGGGTCATCCGATTTGTTGGGCATTCAAATTGATGCATCAATAAATCTTG AGAAGGAGAATTTGTGTGTCTATGGACTTCTAAATAAGACATGGAAAGTTAATTTATCTATTGAGGAGGTGCCTCCTGAGCTTTCAGAACTAGCCTTAGATATAAATCACGTTAGGGATGGGATGCAAAAGAAGGATTGA
- the LOC125422266 gene encoding uncharacterized protein LOC125422266 isoform X1 gives MLVENICASILMFHFTELYAKFVLLIMCTYLLGFCMLLYICEEKARSYQICTKDLVTIAGYSLGEDTFSVTKGVVSCIEVTSYAHGSSDLLGIQIDASINLEKENLCVYGLLNKTWKVNLSIEEVPPELSELALDINHVRDGMQKKD, from the exons ATGTTAGTAGAAAATATTTGTGCTTCCATATTGATGTTCCACTTTACAGAACTGTATGCAAAGTTTGTTTTATTAATCATGTGTACCTACCTCTTAGGTTTTTGCATGTTGCTTTATATCTGTGAAGAGAAAGCGAGATCATACCAAATATGTACTAAG GATTTGGTAACTATTGCAGGATATTCCCTTGGAGAAGACACCTTTTCAGTAACAAAGGGTGTCGTATCATGTATAGAG GTAACATCATATGCTCATGGGTCATCCGATTTGTTGGGCATTCAAATTGATGCATCAATAAATCTTG AGAAGGAGAATTTGTGTGTCTATGGACTTCTAAATAAGACATGGAAAGTTAATTTATCTATTGAGGAGGTGCCTCCTGAGCTTTCAGAACTAGCCTTAGATATAAATCACGTTAGGGATGGGATGCAAAAGAAGGATTGA